One genomic region from Nostoc sphaeroides encodes:
- a CDS encoding Npun_R2821/Npun_R2822 family protein yields MIDGIYILANDVVYDQLVALLNSIEANAGSKIPICILPYNQQLDKVKAELASRDNVTLFEDSDSIAYWDNFATQIWKNYPRAQKTWREWGFPELYELPMHRKFCAVDGPFDRFIYFDADTLLMRPIDYVYEKLDTYDWVVNDFQYKSELKFIFDGSPEQMEQIFNSENLQAKVFCAGWFATKKNIFSPAIRADLLKKLTAGEADVMAFLAPDQSLFNYMVLRSGISYYNFACYDCEQATGNHWSSQFDVVDNILYDQGRRLTYLHYMSISSSKFTQLCAGEDVNIPYRDVFLHYRYLKSPEERPQSFTRPSQLMLLQKYTRSFIQQRVNNIKLNYRNLKDRINGY; encoded by the coding sequence ATGATTGATGGCATTTACATCCTAGCGAATGATGTTGTTTATGACCAACTAGTTGCGTTGCTCAACAGTATAGAAGCTAATGCTGGTAGTAAAATTCCTATTTGTATACTTCCATATAATCAGCAATTAGACAAAGTAAAGGCAGAGCTTGCATCTAGAGATAATGTCACCTTATTTGAAGACTCTGATTCCATAGCCTATTGGGATAACTTTGCTACTCAGATATGGAAAAATTATCCTAGAGCGCAAAAAACTTGGCGAGAGTGGGGCTTCCCAGAACTCTATGAGCTACCTATGCACCGCAAATTTTGTGCTGTGGATGGCCCCTTTGATAGATTTATTTATTTTGATGCAGATACCTTGTTAATGCGGCCGATAGATTATGTATATGAAAAATTAGATACTTATGATTGGGTAGTCAATGATTTTCAATATAAGTCTGAATTAAAATTTATTTTTGATGGCTCTCCAGAGCAGATGGAGCAAATTTTCAATTCAGAAAACTTGCAGGCTAAAGTATTTTGTGCTGGTTGGTTTGCCACTAAGAAAAATATTTTTTCTCCAGCTATAAGAGCTGACTTACTCAAAAAATTAACAGCAGGTGAAGCAGATGTTATGGCTTTTTTAGCACCTGACCAATCTTTATTTAACTACATGGTTTTGAGAAGTGGAATTTCCTATTATAACTTTGCCTGCTATGACTGCGAACAGGCAACTGGGAATCATTGGAGTTCTCAATTTGATGTGGTAGATAATATCCTCTACGACCAAGGGCGGAGATTGACATATCTGCACTATATGAGTATAAGTTCATCAAAGTTTACTCAACTTTGCGCTGGTGAAGACGTTAATATTCCATATCGAGATGTGTTTTTACATTATCGCTATTTAAAATCACCTGAAGAACGTCCTCAAAGCTTTACCCGCCCAAGCCAGCTAATGCTTCTTCAAAAGTATACTAGGAGTTTTATTCAGCAAAGAGTCAATAATATTAAGCTAAATTACCGGAATTTAAAGGATAGGATTAATGGTTACTAA
- a CDS encoding ABC1 kinase family protein — protein sequence MGQYQPALLTLYNPEAIARYYSYRPWLAWGRLLRIISSFAGFILSLKWDEWQDKVEQNKGKRAIQLRELLTRLGPTFIKVGQALSTRPDLIRKDFLEELIKLQDQLPPFDNAIAYKIIETELDCPIHESFSELSPNPVAAASLGQVYRGRLISGEEVAVKVQRPNLRPTLTRDLYLLRWAASWLAPWLPLNLGHDLTLIVDEFGTKLFEEIDYINEGRNAEKFASNFRNDPQVRVPGIYWRYTNTHVLTLEWIDGFKLTDTKRIREAGLDPEAIIQIGVTSGLQQLLEHGFFHADPHPGNLFAVPDGRMAYIDFGMMDQLEETTKETLVDALVHLVNKDYTDLAEDFVKLGFLTPDTNICPIVPALEAVLGNAIGKNVKDFNFKTITDEFSELMYEYPFRVPAKFALIIRSLVTQEGIALSLNPDFKIVEVGYPYIARRLLTGESPELRRRLLNVLFKDGKFQWQRLENLIAIARTDNNFDVLPTAQMGFQFLISEEGKFLRRQLVLALTEDDRLHTEDVQRLWNLVKDDLKPDRLLNVAIGILTDLSREGAAAILPKATFLASFAGNQSTNNN from the coding sequence GTGGGTCAGTATCAACCTGCTCTGCTAACACTCTATAATCCAGAGGCGATCGCTCGCTACTATAGTTACCGTCCCTGGCTAGCATGGGGGCGACTCCTGAGAATTATCTCCTCTTTTGCGGGATTTATCCTCAGTCTCAAGTGGGACGAATGGCAAGATAAAGTTGAGCAGAACAAGGGTAAACGAGCTATTCAGTTGCGAGAACTGCTCACCCGCCTCGGCCCGACTTTTATCAAAGTTGGTCAAGCCCTCTCTACCAGGCCTGACCTAATCCGTAAGGATTTTCTAGAAGAACTGATCAAATTACAAGATCAGTTACCACCTTTCGATAATGCGATCGCTTACAAAATTATCGAAACTGAACTAGACTGTCCCATTCACGAAAGCTTTAGCGAACTGTCACCTAACCCAGTCGCAGCAGCTAGCTTGGGTCAAGTATACCGTGGTCGTCTAATTAGTGGCGAAGAAGTCGCAGTGAAGGTGCAACGCCCCAACTTACGCCCGACTCTCACCCGCGACCTTTATCTATTGCGGTGGGCTGCGAGTTGGTTAGCTCCCTGGTTACCTCTCAATCTCGGTCACGACCTAACTTTAATCGTGGATGAGTTTGGCACGAAGCTATTTGAGGAAATCGACTATATAAATGAAGGCCGCAACGCCGAGAAATTTGCCAGCAACTTCCGCAACGACCCGCAAGTTAGAGTTCCAGGAATTTACTGGCGTTATACCAATACCCACGTTTTAACCCTGGAATGGATTGACGGCTTCAAGTTGACAGATACTAAACGCATCCGGGAAGCAGGTTTAGATCCAGAAGCAATTATCCAAATTGGCGTTACTTCGGGATTGCAACAGCTTTTAGAACACGGCTTCTTTCATGCTGATCCTCATCCCGGCAATTTGTTTGCTGTACCCGATGGTCGGATGGCTTATATTGACTTCGGCATGATGGATCAGTTGGAGGAAACCACCAAAGAAACACTGGTGGATGCACTAGTACATTTGGTGAATAAAGACTACACCGACTTAGCCGAAGATTTTGTCAAATTAGGATTTCTGACTCCAGACACTAATATTTGCCCGATTGTACCAGCATTAGAAGCGGTGCTGGGAAACGCTATTGGTAAAAATGTCAAGGATTTTAACTTCAAAACTATTACCGATGAATTTTCGGAACTGATGTATGAATATCCTTTCCGAGTCCCGGCGAAGTTTGCTTTGATTATTCGTTCTTTGGTGACTCAAGAAGGTATTGCTCTAAGCCTCAACCCAGATTTCAAAATTGTTGAGGTGGGTTATCCCTATATAGCACGGCGCTTGCTAACAGGGGAATCGCCGGAATTACGGCGACGATTATTGAATGTGTTATTTAAAGATGGTAAATTTCAGTGGCAGCGATTAGAGAATTTAATTGCGATCGCTCGGACTGATAACAACTTTGATGTCTTGCCCACAGCCCAGATGGGGTTCCAATTTTTAATTTCGGAAGAAGGCAAATTTTTGCGGAGACAGCTGGTGCTTGCTCTCACCGAAGATGACCGCCTCCACACCGAAGATGTTCAACGCCTGTGGAACCTAGTTAAAGATGACTTAAAACCGGATCGTTTATTAAATGTAGCGATCGGCATTTTAACAGACTTATCTAGGGAAGGCGCAGCTGCTATTTTGCCAAAAGCTACATTCCTTGCGTCTTTTGCTGGGAATCAGTCAACAAACAACAACTAA
- a CDS encoding DUF1919 domain-containing protein, producing MTNLVESFKNRTRKTRKVLNRKLMYLRIKDKNFTIISNDCWGGEVYKDLGLEYTTPFVGIRLFAPCYIKLIKNIKEYIESPLTWTSVSRYHSVNEELEKRFFPIGLLKDDVEIHFFHEASEAQAQEKWNRRVKRINWDNLFIKFAGDKDLCDEQLIEEFDKLDFPHKICLTGKEYSHLKSTVFVKNYVINGATMYDISRKHFDLAGWLNKEGGQFSPVQRLINKLI from the coding sequence ATGACAAACTTAGTAGAAAGTTTTAAGAATCGAACCCGAAAAACGAGAAAAGTCTTAAATCGCAAACTCATGTATTTGCGTATCAAAGATAAGAATTTTACAATTATTTCTAATGATTGTTGGGGTGGAGAAGTCTACAAAGATTTAGGATTAGAGTACACAACCCCTTTTGTTGGGATACGCCTGTTTGCTCCCTGTTATATTAAACTTATCAAAAATATCAAGGAGTATATTGAATCTCCTCTTACTTGGACTAGTGTTTCTCGTTATCATTCAGTTAATGAAGAACTAGAAAAACGATTTTTTCCGATTGGTTTATTAAAAGACGATGTAGAAATTCATTTTTTTCACGAAGCGAGTGAGGCACAAGCACAGGAAAAATGGAATAGACGGGTAAAAAGAATAAATTGGGATAATCTTTTTATTAAATTTGCAGGTGATAAAGACTTATGCGATGAGCAGCTTATAGAAGAGTTCGACAAGTTAGACTTTCCTCATAAAATCTGTCTCACTGGCAAAGAATATTCTCACCTCAAATCTACCGTATTTGTTAAAAATTATGTGATAAATGGAGCAACTATGTATGACATTTCCAGAAAGCATTTTGATCTTGCTGGTTGGCTTAACAAAGAAGGTGGACAATTTTCACCTGTGCAAAGGCTAATAAATAAGCTAATTTAA
- a CDS encoding M1 family metallopeptidase, which translates to MSKFYFDTDNNVHKPFELPGARPHYNPDRPGQVEHIFLDLSLDIPKLSYQGNCSIRLLPIRNGIDRLTLDAVNLNIESVQVDEVPQNFDYDGEQLSIQLAEATQIGKRLLIAIAYSVAKPQRGLYFIQPDKHYPNKPTQVWTQGEDEDSRFWFPCFDYPGQLSTSEIRVRVPNPLVAISNGELINTTEDGDYKIYHWSQQQVHPTYLMTLAVGDFAEIQDEWNGKPVTYYVEKGREEDAKRSMGKTPRMIEFLSQKYGYPYPFPKYAQVCVDDFIFGGMENTSTTLLTDRCLLDERAALDNRNTESLVVHELAHQWFGDLVVIKHWSHAWIKEGMASYSEVMWTEEEYSLEEAAYYRLLEARRYLSEDSSRYRRPMVTHVYREAIELYDRHIYEKGSCVYHMIRAQLGDELFWQAIQTFVQDNAHKTVETVDLLRAIEKATGRNLLFLFDQYVFRGGHPDFKVAYFWDGDAKLAKITVTQTQADEGKNGSKDLFDLKIPIGFGYTQEEEVKNEELGVRSEELGVKNNSRLIINNSQLKTFVVRVNEREQSFYFPLENKPQFISFDVGNNYLKTVSLEYPISELKAQLEFDPDPISRIYAAAGLAKKGGLEATIALSAALKNDPLWGVRVEAAKQLAKINLDQAFDGLVVGLKDKNAYVRRSVVEALAQIKTAESYKVVRGLVQKGDPSYYVEAAASRVIGAIASANLEEKPKEDKVLKQLKGILEEKAGWNEVVRSGAIAGLAEFKTSEAALNLLIEYTKLGVPQPLRLATIRALGKISVGQSPVNLERILEKLTELAKETFFLTQVAVAAALGQMETPKAVGILRSLAEQTADGRVRRYAEEEISKVQKNIGTEKTLRQLREDFDQLKQQNQELRSRLENLEAKSK; encoded by the coding sequence ATGTCGAAGTTTTATTTTGATACAGATAATAACGTACACAAACCTTTTGAGTTACCGGGAGCAAGACCACACTACAACCCCGATCGCCCCGGACAGGTAGAGCATATTTTTCTCGATCTCAGCTTGGATATCCCAAAGCTTTCCTATCAGGGCAATTGTAGCATTCGCCTTTTACCAATCCGTAATGGCATTGACCGTTTGACTTTGGATGCTGTCAACCTGAATATCGAGTCTGTGCAAGTGGACGAGGTACCACAAAATTTTGACTACGACGGGGAACAGCTTTCTATCCAACTTGCTGAGGCGACTCAAATTGGTAAACGCTTGCTAATTGCGATCGCCTATTCAGTGGCAAAACCACAGCGCGGTCTTTACTTTATTCAACCAGACAAGCACTACCCAAACAAGCCAACTCAAGTTTGGACTCAAGGAGAAGACGAAGACTCTCGCTTTTGGTTCCCCTGCTTTGACTACCCAGGACAATTGTCTACTTCCGAAATTCGCGTTCGTGTCCCCAACCCTCTGGTGGCGATTTCCAACGGCGAACTAATTAACACCACAGAAGATGGTGATTACAAAATCTACCATTGGTCACAGCAACAAGTTCATCCTACCTACTTAATGACTTTGGCAGTAGGTGACTTTGCCGAAATTCAGGATGAGTGGAACGGTAAACCAGTTACCTACTACGTAGAAAAGGGACGGGAGGAAGATGCTAAACGCAGCATGGGCAAAACTCCCCGCATGATCGAATTTTTGAGCCAAAAGTATGGCTATCCATATCCTTTCCCAAAATACGCCCAGGTTTGCGTCGATGACTTCATCTTTGGCGGGATGGAAAACACCTCCACAACACTGTTAACAGATAGATGCTTGCTGGATGAACGCGCCGCTTTAGATAACCGCAATACCGAAAGTTTAGTTGTCCACGAACTGGCGCACCAGTGGTTTGGTGATTTGGTGGTAATTAAGCATTGGTCTCATGCTTGGATCAAAGAAGGGATGGCTTCCTATTCTGAGGTGATGTGGACAGAAGAGGAATATAGTCTCGAAGAAGCAGCTTACTATCGTTTATTAGAAGCTCGTCGTTATTTAAGTGAAGATAGCAGCCGTTATCGTCGCCCGATGGTAACACATGTTTACCGGGAAGCTATTGAGCTTTACGATCGCCACATTTACGAAAAAGGGTCTTGTGTTTATCACATGATTCGGGCCCAATTGGGAGATGAGTTGTTTTGGCAGGCAATTCAAACATTTGTTCAAGATAATGCCCACAAAACTGTAGAAACAGTAGACTTACTCAGGGCGATCGAAAAGGCAACTGGACGTAATCTTTTGTTTCTGTTTGACCAATACGTTTTTCGTGGTGGTCATCCCGATTTTAAAGTAGCTTACTTTTGGGATGGGGACGCTAAATTAGCAAAAATTACAGTCACTCAAACCCAAGCTGATGAAGGTAAAAATGGCAGTAAGGATTTGTTTGATTTAAAAATACCTATTGGTTTTGGCTATACCCAAGAAGAAGAAGTTAAGAATGAGGAGTTAGGAGTTAGGAGTGAGGAGTTAGGAGTTAAAAATAATTCCAGACTCATAATTAATAACTCACAACTCAAAACTTTTGTAGTGCGGGTAAATGAACGTGAACAAAGCTTCTACTTTCCCCTAGAAAATAAGCCTCAATTTATCAGCTTTGATGTTGGAAATAATTATCTTAAAACAGTAAGTTTGGAGTATCCAATATCAGAGTTAAAAGCACAGTTAGAATTTGATCCAGACCCGATTTCACGTATTTACGCAGCAGCAGGTTTGGCGAAAAAAGGCGGGTTAGAAGCTACCATTGCACTATCTGCGGCGCTCAAAAATGACCCATTGTGGGGTGTGCGTGTGGAAGCCGCGAAACAACTAGCCAAAATCAATTTAGACCAAGCCTTTGATGGCTTAGTTGTTGGGTTAAAAGATAAAAATGCTTACGTGCGCCGATCTGTAGTGGAAGCACTTGCTCAAATTAAAACTGCTGAAAGCTATAAAGTTGTAAGAGGGTTAGTACAAAAGGGCGATCCTAGCTATTACGTAGAAGCAGCAGCTTCTCGTGTGATCGGGGCGATCGCTTCTGCAAACTTGGAAGAAAAACCCAAGGAAGATAAGGTATTAAAGCAACTCAAAGGCATTTTAGAAGAAAAGGCGGGTTGGAATGAAGTAGTACGGAGTGGTGCGATCGCTGGTTTAGCTGAATTCAAAACCTCAGAAGCAGCTTTAAATCTGCTAATCGAATATACCAAACTAGGTGTACCACAACCCCTACGTTTAGCCACAATTCGCGCTTTAGGAAAGATTTCTGTAGGTCAAAGTCCGGTTAATTTGGAACGGATTTTAGAAAAATTAACAGAACTAGCCAAAGAAACCTTCTTTTTAACGCAAGTGGCGGTAGCCGCAGCATTAGGACAAATGGAAACACCCAAAGCAGTGGGGATTTTGCGATCGCTAGCTGAACAAACAGCCGATGGGCGTGTACGTCGCTATGCTGAAGAAGAAATTTCTAAAGTGCAAAAGAATATTGGTACAGAAAAAACCTTACGTCAATTGCGTGAAGATTTCGACCAACTCAAACAACAAAATCAGGAATTGAGAAGCCGTTTAGAAAACTTGGAGGCCAAATCTAAATAG
- a CDS encoding Npun_R2821/Npun_R2822 family protein has translation MNGICTLGNDYVFDQLVALLNSIDVILGSETPVCIYPFDDQTQRIADEIAKRPNVFLYDNQESINRWDQFMLSAAPERLNRSKFRLYGAHRRFCAFDGPFDKFIYLDADTLVMNSLAAVFEKLDSYDFVVYDFQFKDVSKIYNVNSPKLLKIFQQKRIDSEIFCSGFYGSKQGVFNSEQRDLLISYLQNGEAEILYEGAGEQPLINYMVMRSNLSIYNFAQQLPDNQKTGCSATSKHFEEREHILYDKGNRLTYIHYIGIPPNINQAVCAGENIEFPYRDLFLYYRYLHEPEKRPVFTNPPKNSHDSPTPNLLTRALRKFKLIKQG, from the coding sequence ATGAATGGTATTTGTACCCTTGGCAATGATTATGTTTTCGATCAACTGGTGGCTTTGCTCAACAGTATTGATGTTATCTTGGGGTCAGAAACTCCTGTTTGTATTTATCCTTTCGACGATCAGACACAGCGAATCGCTGATGAAATAGCTAAACGCCCTAATGTATTTCTTTACGATAATCAAGAATCAATCAATCGCTGGGATCAATTTATGCTCTCAGCAGCACCAGAACGATTGAATCGTAGTAAATTCCGTTTGTATGGCGCTCACCGTCGTTTTTGTGCTTTTGATGGGCCATTTGATAAGTTTATCTATTTAGATGCAGACACGTTGGTGATGAACTCTCTCGCGGCGGTGTTTGAAAAGTTAGATAGTTATGATTTTGTTGTTTACGATTTTCAATTTAAAGATGTTAGTAAAATATACAATGTTAATTCTCCCAAATTACTAAAAATTTTCCAGCAAAAGCGCATTGATTCCGAAATATTTTGCTCCGGCTTCTATGGCTCAAAGCAGGGCGTATTTAATTCAGAACAAAGAGATTTGCTGATATCTTATTTACAAAATGGTGAAGCAGAAATTTTGTATGAAGGGGCTGGTGAACAACCACTGATCAACTACATGGTAATGAGGTCTAATCTTTCTATTTATAACTTTGCTCAACAATTACCAGATAATCAAAAAACTGGATGTTCTGCCACCTCTAAGCACTTTGAGGAACGAGAGCATATTCTCTATGACAAAGGCAATCGACTAACTTACATTCATTACATTGGTATTCCTCCTAATATCAATCAAGCCGTCTGCGCTGGAGAAAATATTGAGTTCCCCTATCGAGATTTATTTCTCTATTATCGCTACTTACACGAACCAGAAAAACGTCCAGTCTTTACAAATCCTCCTAAAAATTCTCATGACTCTCCAACACCAAATTTACTTACAAGAGCTTTGCGAAAATTTAAGTTAATTAAACAAGGATAA
- a CDS encoding Npun_R2821/Npun_R2822 family protein, which produces MSRGIYIVANDRVIDNAIALLNSIRYYDPEVTVYLIPFNENYHKVAEQLASLHQVQIFPDLELIDKFTKRIGEIFDRDFLALPNKMRKLVAWFGPLDEFIYIDTDIVVFEKIADNLDKLSEVDFFCCDYHHANEKLRNIFSPFVKEQQIFSDAQFQDVFNSGFWASRKGTITEQQMDEALHECAAHREYFDFSEGVTDQPILNYLVLKLIAKRGNLVRIPGGGPGSWAGSPNFQQQDYALYDRGQRLKYLHWAGTRMKIGSPYWQLWEHYRYLHEGKFAFISKLTRRLFPFVSART; this is translated from the coding sequence ATGAGTAGGGGAATTTATATTGTTGCCAATGACCGGGTTATCGATAATGCGATCGCTTTACTCAATAGCATTCGTTACTATGACCCAGAAGTTACCGTTTATCTCATACCTTTTAATGAAAATTATCACAAGGTAGCAGAGCAGCTTGCTAGCTTACATCAAGTGCAAATTTTTCCAGATTTAGAACTTATTGATAAATTTACCAAACGCATCGGAGAAATTTTTGATCGAGATTTTCTTGCTTTACCCAATAAAATGCGTAAACTAGTGGCGTGGTTTGGCCCTTTAGATGAGTTTATTTATATTGATACGGATATTGTCGTTTTTGAAAAAATTGCCGACAATTTAGACAAACTTTCAGAAGTCGATTTCTTCTGTTGTGATTATCATCATGCTAATGAAAAGCTGCGAAATATCTTTTCTCCATTTGTGAAAGAGCAGCAAATTTTTTCAGATGCCCAATTTCAAGACGTTTTCAATAGCGGTTTTTGGGCTTCGAGAAAAGGAACTATTACCGAACAACAGATGGATGAAGCTTTGCATGAATGTGCTGCACATCGAGAATATTTCGATTTTTCTGAAGGAGTTACAGACCAACCCATTTTAAATTATCTTGTTCTCAAACTAATTGCCAAGCGTGGAAATCTTGTCAGAATTCCTGGAGGCGGGCCTGGTAGTTGGGCAGGTTCGCCAAATTTTCAACAGCAAGACTACGCACTCTACGACAGAGGACAACGACTAAAATATCTCCACTGGGCTGGTACGCGGATGAAAATTGGTAGTCCATATTGGCAATTGTGGGAACACTATCGCTATCTCCATGAGGGTAAATTCGCCTTCATCTCCAAACTGACTCGCCGTTTATTTCCCTTTGTTTCTGCCCGCACTTAA